The following coding sequences are from one Lolium rigidum isolate FL_2022 chromosome 6, APGP_CSIRO_Lrig_0.1, whole genome shotgun sequence window:
- the LOC124668644 gene encoding ammonium transporter 2 member 3: MASPPLPGPYSTDLPTVPEWLNKGDNAWQLTAATFVGIQSMPGLVVLYGSIVKKKWAVNSAFMALYAYASTLIVWVLLAFRMAFGDRLFPFWGKAGPALTQEFLVARASFPATAHYGAGGKLEVGPTQPFYPEASLVLFQFQLAAITLVLLAGALLGRMNIRAWMAFSPLWLLLSYTVCAFSLWGGGFLYQWGVIDYSGGYVVHLSSGVAGFTAAYWVGPRMKSDRERFAPNNILLMIAGGGLLWLGWAGFNGGAPYAPNLTASVAVLNTNVSAAASLLTWTCLDVIFFGKPSVIGAVQGMMTGLVCVTPGAGLVHTWAAMLMGISAGSVPWLTMMVLHKRSALLQKVDDTLAVFHTHAVAGLLGGLLTGLLATPELTSLHTHVPGTRGAFYGGGIAQVGKQLAAALFVVVWNVVVTTGILLCVGLVIPLRMPDDELKIGDDAAHGEEAYALWGDGERFDVSRRAAARSNVVGDQTVDQRLAAMGARGVTVQL; the protein is encoded by the exons ATGGCCAGTCCGCCTCTGCCGGGCCCGTACTCGACCGACCTCCCGACGGTGCCGGAATGGCTGAACAAGGGCGACAACGCGTGGCAGCTGACGGCGGCGACGTTCGTGGGCATCCAGTCGATGCCTGGCCTGGTGGTGCTCTACGGCAGCATCGTGAAGAAGAAGTGGGCCGTCAACTCGGCCTTCATGGCGCTCTACGCCTACGCCTCCACGCTCATCGTCTGGGTGCTCCTCGCCTTCCGCATGGCGTTCGGCGACCGCCTCTTCCCGTTCTGGGGCAAGGCCGGCCCGGCGCTGACGCAGGAGTTCCTCGTGGCGCGCGCGTCCTTCCCGGCCACGGCGCACTACGGCGCCGGCGGCAAGCTGGAGGTGGGCCCCACGCAGCCCTTCTACCCGGAGGCGTCGCTGGTGCTGTTCCAGTTCCAGCTCGCGGCCATCACGCTCGTGCTGCTGGCGGGGGCGCTGCTGGGGCGGATGAACATCAGGGCCTGGATGGCCTTCAGCCCGCTCTGGCTGCTCCTCTCCTACACCGTCTGCGCATTCAGCCTCTGGGGCGGCGGCTTCCTCTACCAATGGGGAGTTATCGACTACTCCGGCGGATACGTCGTCCAcctctcctccggcgtcgccGGATTCACCGCCGCCTACTGG GTGGGGCCGAGGATGAAGAGTGACAGGGAGAGGTTCGCGCCGAACAACATTCTTCTCATGATCGCCGGCGGCGGGTTGCTGTGGCTAGGCTGGGCCGGGTTCAACGGCGGCGCGCCGTACGCCCCGAACCTCACGGCGTCCGTCGCGGTTCTCAACACCAACGTAAGCGCGGCGGCGAGCCTCCTCACCTGGACCTGCCTGGACGTCATCTTCTTCGGCAAGCCCTCCGTGATCGGCGCCGTGCAGGGCATGATGACCGGCCTCGTCTGCGTCACCCCCGGCGCAG GGCTGGTGCACACGTGGGCGGCGATGCTGATGGGAATCTCCGCCGGCAGCGTGCCGTGGCTCACCATGATGGTGCTCCACAAGAGGTCCGCCCTCCTCCAGAAGGTGGACGACACCCTCGCCGTGTTCCACACCCACGCCGTCGCCGGCCTCCTCGGCGGCCTCCTCACTGGGCTCCTCGCCACCCCGGAGCTCACCTCCCTGCACACGCACGTCCCGGGCACGCGCGGCGCCTTCTACGGCGGCGGCATCGCGCAGGTGGGCAAGCAGCTCGCCGCGGCGCTCTTCGTCGTCGTCTGGAACGTCGTGGTCACCACCGGCATCCTCCTCTGCGTGGGCCTCGTCATCCCTCTGCGCATGCCCGACGACGAGCTCAAGATCGGCGACGACGCGGCGCACGGGGAGGAGGCCTACGCGCTCTGGGGAGACGGCGAGAGGTTCGACGTGTCACGGCGTGCGGCCGCGAGGTCCAACGTGGTTGGCGACCAGACGGTGGACCAGCGTCTCGCAGCCATGGGAGCTCGAGGTGTCACCGTTCAGTTGTAG
- the LOC124661576 gene encoding probable phytol kinase 2, chloroplastic, producing the protein MLTVSAHTFLLPSSSPHYTRLRSRPLWLCSPTSAAAFTSLPFRRRRCAVDRSRRPTAMAAVISPGDGSLAHDLVSSAVTAGVALGLLRVFEELAKRGVFEQKLNRKLVHITIGMVFLLFWPLFSSGRYAPFLAALAPGINILRMLLLGSGIMKNEAMVKSMSRSGDRRELLKGPLYYATTITFATSVLWRTSPIAIALICNLCAGDGIADIVGRRLGKEKLPYNPNKSYAGSIAMAMAGFLASVGYMHYFHTFGFMEESWYTAFGFLVVSVASTLVESHPLSTELDDNLTVPLTSFLVGSLIL; encoded by the exons ATGCTCACTGTCAGCGCCCACACCTTCTTGctgccctcctcctccccgcACTACACTCGCCTCCGGTCGAGACCCCTCTGGCTCTGCTCACCTACCAGCGCCGCGGCGTTCACCTCCCTCcctttccgccgccgccgctgcgcagTCGACCGAAGCCGGAGGCCGACGGCTATGGCTGCGGTGATCTCGCCGGGGGACGGCAGCCTGGCCCACGACCTCGTGTCCTCGGCCGTCACGGCCGGCGTCgccctcggcctcctccgcgtcTTCGAGGAGCTCGCCAAGCGCGGCGTCTTCGAGCAG AAACTCAATAGAAAACTTGTGCATATAACTATTGGGATGGTATTCTTGCTCTTTTGGCCTCTTTTCAG CTCGGGAAGGTACGCTCCTTTCCTTGCTGCACTTGCACCAGGGATCAATATCTTAAGGATGCTTCTGTTGGGATCAGGAATTATGAAAAATGAAGCTATGGTCAAATCAATGAGCCGGTCTGGAGACCGCAG GGAACTTCTCAAGGGCCCACTGTATTATGCTACTACTATAACTTTTGCCACTTCTGTATTATGGAGAACATCTCCAATTGCTATAGCACTTATCTGCAACTTATGTGCTGGAGATG GTATAGCAGACATAGTGGGGAGACGTTTAGGGAAAGAAAAGCTCCCATACAACCCCAACAAGTCATATGCAGGAAGCATAGCAATGGCCATGGCTGGTTTCTTGGCTTCAGTTGG GTACATGCATTACTTTCACACTTTTGGTTTTATGGAGGAAAGCTGGTACACGGCCTTCGGCTTCCTTGTGGTCTCCGTAGCCTCGACACTTGTAGAGTCGCACCCCCTAAGTACAGAACTGGATGACAATTTAACTGTTCCTCTGACATCATTCCTAGTTGGTAGCCTCATTCTCTGA
- the LOC124663030 gene encoding GDSL esterase/lipase At1g06990-like, with translation MAHTTTLTASILAVLAAVVLLSATATADDAPLPRVKQSDIPAVFAFGDSTLDTGNNNVLSTAVRADHAPYGREFPGGAPTGRFSDGKLLGDYLVEVLGIKDLLPPYRSGQLTDAAEAATGVCFASAGSGLDDATATNARVATFASQIDDFRELLGRIGAQKAGKVVGKSVFLVSVGTNDMMMNYYMLPSGRSRYTIDQYHDLLIGKLRSYIQSLYGLGARRMLVAGLPPVGCLPLQLTMAELRQPPRPQGCIADQNTAAESYNAKLRRMLAEFQSASPGARAVYADIYTPLLDMVDHPDKYGFVEASRGCCGTGLLEMGPLCTDLVPTCATPSQFMFWDSVHPTQATYRAVAEYFMHANILRFDN, from the exons ATGGCGCACACGACAACGCTCACCGCGTCCATTCTCGCCGTCCTGgccgccgtcgtcctcctcagcgcCACGGCGACCGCCGACGACGCCCCGCTGCCTCGCGTCAAGCAGAGCGACATCCCGGCCGTGTTCGCGTTCGGGGACTCCACGCTCGACACGGGCAACAACAATGTCCTCAGCACGGCGGTGCGCGCCGACCACGCGCCCTACGGCCGCGAGTTTCCCGGCGGCGCGCCCACGGGCCGCTTCTCCGACGGGAAGCTCCTCGGCGACTACCTCGTGGAGGTGCTCGGCATCAAGGACCTCCTCCCGCCGTACCGCTCCGGCCAGCTGACGGACGCCGCCGAGGCCGCCACGGGCGTCTGCTTCGCGTCCGCCGGCTCCGGCCTCGACGACGCCACGGCCACCAACGCCCGCGTGGCCACCTTCGCGTCCCAGATCGACGACTTCCGGGAGCTCCTCGGGAGGATTGGCGCCCAGAAGGCCGGCAAGGTGGTGGGGAAGTCGGTGTTCCTCGTGTCCGTCGGGACCAACGACATGATGATGAACTACTACATGCTGCCGTCCGGGAGGAGCAGGTACACCATCGACCAGTACCATGACCTCCTCATCGGCAAGCTTCGCTCTTACATTCAG AGTCTGTACGGTCTGGGCGCCCGGAGGATGCTGGTGGCAGGCCTGCCGCCGGTGGGGTGCCTCCCGCTGCAGCTGACGATGGCGGAGCTGCGGCAGCCGCCGAGGCCCCAGGGCTGCATCGCGGACCAGAACACGGCGGCGGAGAGCTACAATGCCAAGCTCCGGCGGATGCTCGCCGAGTTCCAGTCGGCTTCGCCCGGCGCTAGAGCCGTGTACGCGGACATCTACACCCCTCTCCTAGACATGGTCGATCATCCCGACAAGTACG GATTCGTGGAGGCGAGCAGGGGCTGCTGTGGCACTGGGCTGCTGGAGATGGGGCCCCTGTGCACCGATCTGGTGCCGACCTGCGCGACGCCGTCCCAGTTCATGTTCTGGGACTCTGTTCATCCCACGCAGGCCACCTACAGAGCTGTCGCCGAGTACTTCATGCACGCCAACATCCTCCGGTTCGACAATTAA